A genome region from Geodermatophilus bullaregiensis includes the following:
- a CDS encoding metal ABC transporter ATP-binding protein: MTDGHPSGTADTALRLDGATIGYGDVAIVRDAHLTVRRGEALAVLGANGSGKTTLSRGLLGLAAVLGGTVEVLGAPVGRLRERGRVGYVPQRHTVSGAMPATVREVVGVGRLPRLGLFGRPGPRDRAAVADAVDAVGLADRLEDPVAALSGGQQRRVLVARALAAEPELLVMDEPTAGVDAGSQEALAGVLARVSARGTTLVVVTHETGPLAAVLSRAVVVDSGRLTYDGPLAAAETLAGTGGHHHPGEDDGPAVPGYRLDQPRPAPDAVRVRNGSR, encoded by the coding sequence GTGACCGACGGCCACCCCAGCGGCACCGCCGACACCGCCCTCCGGCTCGACGGCGCGACCATCGGCTACGGCGACGTGGCGATCGTGCGCGACGCGCACCTGACCGTGCGGCGCGGCGAGGCGCTGGCCGTCCTCGGTGCCAACGGCTCGGGCAAGACGACGCTCTCCCGCGGCCTGCTCGGCCTGGCCGCCGTCCTCGGCGGCACCGTCGAGGTGCTCGGCGCCCCGGTCGGCCGGCTGCGCGAGCGGGGCCGGGTGGGCTACGTACCGCAGCGGCACACCGTCAGCGGCGCCATGCCGGCCACCGTGCGCGAGGTCGTCGGCGTCGGCCGGCTGCCCCGGCTCGGCCTGTTCGGCCGGCCCGGCCCGCGCGACCGGGCCGCCGTGGCCGACGCCGTCGACGCCGTCGGGCTGGCCGACCGCCTGGAGGACCCCGTGGCGGCGCTGTCCGGCGGGCAGCAGCGCCGCGTGCTCGTGGCCCGCGCACTGGCCGCCGAGCCCGAGCTGCTGGTCATGGACGAGCCGACCGCCGGGGTCGACGCCGGCAGCCAGGAGGCGCTGGCCGGCGTGCTGGCACGGGTGTCGGCACGAGGAACGACACTGGTGGTCGTGACGCACGAGACGGGGCCGCTGGCCGCGGTGCTCTCCCGCGCGGTGGTGGTCGACTCCGGCCGGCTCACCTACGACGGGCCGCTGGCCGCCGCCGAGACCCTCGCCGGCACCGGCGGGCACCACCACCCCGGCGAGGACGACGGCCCGGCCGTCCCCGGGTACCGCCTCGACCAGCCGCGCCCGGCACCCGACGCCGTCCGCGTGCGGAACGGGAGCCGCTGA
- a CDS encoding AAA family ATPase, which produces MPRPPSQSPQFSSVADVGKRLATAGYLPDTQIATTVFLADRLGKPLLVEGPAGTGKTELAKALAAATGSELIRLQCYEGLDESRALYEWNYKKQLLRIQAAQGTDDADWHTVHDDVFGEEFLLSRPLLTAIRRTEPTVLLIDETDKADVEVEGLLLEVLSDFQVTIPELGTVTATRRPTVVLTSNATRELSEALKRRCLYLALDYPSAEREREIVLSRVPDLAPGLAEQLVRTIRALRAMELKKSPSISETLDWAQTLLELGLDTLDEAAVRSTLGVVLKHASDQDRAAAELRLN; this is translated from the coding sequence ATGCCCCGCCCCCCGTCGCAGTCGCCCCAGTTCTCCTCGGTCGCCGACGTCGGCAAGCGGCTGGCCACGGCCGGCTACCTGCCCGACACCCAGATCGCGACGACGGTCTTCCTGGCCGACCGGCTCGGCAAGCCGCTGCTGGTCGAGGGGCCGGCGGGGACCGGCAAGACGGAGCTGGCCAAGGCACTGGCCGCCGCGACCGGGTCGGAGCTGATCCGGCTGCAGTGCTACGAGGGCCTCGACGAGTCGCGGGCGCTCTACGAGTGGAACTACAAGAAGCAGCTGCTGCGCATCCAGGCCGCGCAGGGCACCGACGACGCCGACTGGCACACCGTGCACGACGACGTCTTCGGCGAGGAGTTCCTGCTCTCCCGGCCGCTGCTCACCGCCATCCGGCGCACCGAGCCGACCGTGCTGCTCATCGACGAGACCGACAAGGCCGACGTCGAGGTGGAGGGCCTGCTGCTGGAGGTGCTCAGCGACTTCCAGGTCACCATCCCCGAGCTCGGCACGGTGACCGCGACCCGCCGGCCGACCGTCGTCCTCACCTCCAACGCCACCCGCGAGCTGTCCGAGGCGCTCAAGCGGCGCTGCCTGTACCTGGCGCTGGACTACCCCTCGGCCGAGCGGGAGCGCGAGATCGTGCTGTCGCGGGTGCCCGACCTGGCGCCGGGGCTGGCCGAGCAGCTGGTGCGCACCATCCGCGCGCTGCGGGCGATGGAGCTGAAGAAGTCGCCGTCGATCTCCGAGACGCTCGACTGGGCGCAGACCCTGCTCGAGCTGGGCCTGGACACCCTCGACGAGGCCGCGGTGCGCTCGACGCTCGGCGTGGTGCTCAAGCACGCCAGCGACCAGGACCGCGCCGCCGCCGAGCTGCGGCTCAACTGA
- the rsfS gene encoding ribosome silencing factor has product MTASAEARETALLAAQAAADKLATNVSIVDVSERLAITDAFVLAAAPNERQVQAIVDEVEERLRGHGVKPVRREGVAEARWVLLDFVDVVVHVQHAEERAYYALERLWKDCPTIPFVDSAAPPAAAPPAADGGTLSADDVDPGSADPVPLRPDPDETPGEASGGASGGPSGAATGELVTEDELADDDVLEGDPLQDGSGGQEATGR; this is encoded by the coding sequence ATGACCGCCTCCGCCGAGGCGCGGGAGACCGCGCTGCTCGCCGCCCAGGCCGCCGCCGACAAGCTCGCCACCAACGTCTCGATCGTCGACGTCAGCGAGCGGCTGGCCATCACCGACGCGTTCGTGCTGGCCGCCGCCCCCAACGAGCGCCAGGTGCAGGCGATCGTCGACGAGGTCGAGGAGCGGCTGCGCGGTCACGGGGTCAAGCCGGTGCGGCGCGAGGGCGTCGCCGAGGCCCGCTGGGTGCTGCTGGACTTCGTCGACGTGGTCGTCCACGTGCAGCACGCCGAGGAGCGCGCCTACTACGCCCTCGAGCGGCTCTGGAAGGACTGCCCCACCATCCCGTTCGTCGACAGCGCCGCTCCTCCCGCCGCGGCACCCCCGGCCGCGGACGGCGGCACGCTGTCGGCCGACGACGTCGACCCCGGCAGCGCCGACCCCGTGCCGCTGCGCCCGGACCCCGACGAGACGCCTGGCGAGGCGTCCGGCGGGGCGTCCGGCGGGCCGTCCGGCGCGGCCACCGGTGAGCTCGTCACCGAGGACGAGCTCGCCGACGACGACGTGCTGGAGGGCGATCCGCTGCAGGACGGCTCCGGCGGACAGGAGGCGACCGGCCGGTGA
- a CDS encoding histidine phosphatase family protein: protein MTAAVPPDLPVPRLVVWRHGRTEWNATGRFQGQLDPPLDAEGHAQAARTAPHLVAGGLDPDTTVVVSSDLVRAAETAAVLTALLGVPLRLDERLREHHLGAWEGLTRDEVSARHPEQYAAWLAGRPVEGRGGEDAPAVAARALAALSDLPPAEVAVVVTHGGTGGRLMEALLELGPQHRRVFGPLANCGWSELVRQGTRWRLMRHNCAVAALPAGANQGVEGPVPRSVPAPVDAGATPEEGSPAPTEDADVAL from the coding sequence GTGACGGCTGCGGTCCCGCCCGACCTGCCGGTGCCCCGCCTGGTCGTCTGGCGCCACGGGCGCACCGAGTGGAACGCCACCGGTCGCTTCCAGGGCCAGCTCGACCCGCCGCTGGACGCGGAGGGGCACGCGCAGGCCGCCCGCACCGCACCGCACCTGGTGGCCGGCGGGCTCGACCCGGACACCACGGTCGTCGTCTCCAGCGACCTGGTCCGCGCCGCCGAGACCGCGGCCGTGCTCACCGCGCTGCTCGGGGTGCCGCTGCGCCTGGACGAGCGGCTGCGCGAGCACCACCTGGGCGCCTGGGAGGGGCTGACCCGTGACGAGGTCTCCGCCCGCCATCCCGAGCAGTACGCGGCCTGGCTCGCCGGCCGGCCGGTCGAGGGTCGGGGCGGGGAGGACGCACCCGCCGTCGCCGCACGGGCCCTGGCGGCGCTCTCGGACCTCCCACCGGCCGAGGTCGCGGTCGTGGTCACCCACGGCGGGACCGGCGGCCGCCTGATGGAGGCGCTGCTCGAGCTGGGCCCGCAGCACCGCCGGGTGTTCGGGCCGCTGGCCAACTGCGGGTGGAGCGAGCTGGTCCGGCAGGGGACCCGGTGGCGGCTGATGCGGCACAACTGCGCCGTCGCCGCCCTCCCCGCCGGCGCGAACCAGGGCGTCGAGGGCCCGGTGCCGCGCTCGGTCCCGGCGCCGGTCGACGCGGGGGCCACGCCGGAGGAGGGGTCACCGGCGCCGACCGAGGACGCCGACGTGGCGCTCTGA
- a CDS encoding DegV family protein has protein sequence MSVAVVTDSTAYLPPEVVTRFGIEVVPCYVVLAGHSGREGEDVSPEDVARALSTRGQKVSTSRPTPGDFVAAYRRRLAEGADRVVSIHLSAELSGTWDAARLAAAQVGEHVVTVVDSRSTAMGTGFAVLAAARAAADGAGAAEVAAVANDTAARTRTFFVVDTLEHLRRGGRIGSAASLLGTALAVKPVLHVADGRVVPLERVRTSARALSRLVQRAVEAAGGPGASVAVHHLAAAQRAERLAADLQQTVPGIRELYVSELGAVIGAHVGPGAVGVVVAPAPARPPAAGAGPDEDAQPGGDAQPGGDAQPGGDAQPGED, from the coding sequence GTGTCCGTCGCCGTGGTCACCGACTCCACGGCCTACCTCCCACCCGAGGTGGTGACGCGCTTCGGCATCGAGGTCGTGCCCTGCTACGTCGTCCTCGCCGGGCACTCCGGCCGGGAGGGCGAGGACGTCTCCCCGGAGGACGTCGCCCGGGCGCTGAGCACCCGCGGCCAGAAGGTCTCGACCTCGCGCCCGACCCCCGGCGACTTCGTGGCCGCCTACCGCCGCCGGCTGGCCGAGGGCGCCGACCGGGTCGTCTCCATCCACCTGTCCGCGGAGCTGTCGGGCACCTGGGACGCCGCCCGCCTGGCCGCTGCGCAGGTCGGCGAGCACGTGGTCACCGTCGTCGACTCCCGCTCCACGGCCATGGGCACCGGCTTCGCCGTGCTGGCGGCCGCCCGCGCCGCGGCCGACGGAGCCGGTGCTGCCGAGGTGGCCGCGGTCGCGAACGACACCGCGGCCCGGACCCGCACCTTCTTCGTCGTCGACACCCTCGAGCACCTCCGCCGGGGCGGGCGGATCGGCTCGGCCGCCTCCCTGCTGGGCACCGCGCTCGCGGTCAAGCCGGTGCTGCACGTGGCCGACGGCCGGGTCGTCCCCCTCGAGCGGGTCCGCACGTCGGCGCGGGCGCTGTCCCGGCTGGTGCAGCGCGCGGTCGAGGCCGCCGGCGGTCCCGGCGCCTCCGTGGCGGTGCACCACCTCGCGGCCGCCCAGCGCGCGGAGCGCCTGGCCGCCGACCTGCAGCAGACCGTCCCCGGCATCCGCGAGCTCTACGTCAGCGAGCTCGGCGCGGTCATCGGTGCGCACGTGGGCCCCGGCGCCGTGGGCGTCGTCGTCGCCCCCGCGCCGGCACGGCCGCCCGCCGCGGGAGCCGGGCCGGACGAGGACGCGCAGCCGGGCGGGGACGCGCAGCCGGGCGGGGACGCGCAGCCGGGCGGGGACGCGCAGCCGGGCGAGGACTGA
- a CDS encoding vWA domain-containing protein, with amino-acid sequence MASPVGAPGGLAGHLDGFVRAVREAGIPVGISQAVDAAEILTVVDLLEREQLRHGLAAVLLQRASQRPAYDVLFDLWWPLADRPAAGSSDADADGEPGDADASTLDLPDGHGRGDERDLAERMRAELARLLVDGDDEALRRFARQAVDQLGRAPASPSGQSYFGYRVMRALSPDTLVAQLLAGLLGDGGRGGLAEQVARQTVRERLAAFRAAVDAEVRRRAAAERGRDRVARSAVRPLADQVDFLRAQQADLAELRRTVAPLARRLAARLSARRRMGRVGRLDFRRTVRASLGTGGVPVVTHHRPRKVHKPELVVLCDVSGSVAGFSHFTLMLTQALREHFSGVRAFAFVDATDEVTRFFRPGADVSDAIARIGREADVVAFDGHSDYGNALEVFADRWPAAVGPRTSLLVLGDGRTNYRQPGLPVLTDLVKRARSAHWLNPEPRRLWGSGDSAADRYGEVIDMVECRNAAQLADFVTTL; translated from the coding sequence ATGGCGTCGCCGGTCGGCGCCCCGGGCGGGCTCGCGGGCCACCTCGACGGGTTCGTCCGGGCGGTCCGGGAGGCCGGCATCCCGGTGGGGATCAGCCAGGCCGTGGACGCCGCGGAGATCCTGACCGTGGTCGACCTGCTCGAGCGCGAGCAGCTGCGGCACGGGCTGGCGGCGGTGCTGCTGCAGCGGGCGTCGCAGCGGCCGGCCTACGACGTGCTGTTCGACCTGTGGTGGCCGCTGGCCGACCGCCCGGCGGCCGGCTCCTCCGACGCCGACGCCGACGGCGAGCCCGGGGACGCCGACGCCTCGACGCTGGACCTGCCCGACGGGCACGGGCGCGGGGACGAGCGCGACCTCGCCGAGCGGATGCGCGCCGAGCTCGCCCGGCTGCTCGTGGACGGCGACGACGAGGCGCTGCGCCGCTTCGCCCGGCAGGCCGTCGACCAGCTGGGCCGCGCGCCGGCCTCCCCGTCGGGGCAGTCCTACTTCGGCTACCGGGTGATGCGGGCGCTGTCGCCGGACACGCTGGTCGCCCAGCTGCTGGCCGGCCTGCTCGGCGACGGCGGGCGCGGCGGGCTGGCCGAGCAGGTGGCGCGGCAGACGGTGCGCGAGCGGCTGGCCGCCTTCCGGGCCGCGGTCGACGCCGAGGTGCGACGGCGGGCGGCGGCCGAGCGCGGGCGCGACCGGGTGGCCAGGAGCGCGGTGCGGCCGCTGGCCGACCAGGTCGACTTCCTGCGCGCGCAGCAGGCCGACCTGGCCGAGCTGCGGCGCACGGTGGCGCCGCTGGCCCGGCGGCTGGCGGCGCGGCTGTCGGCGCGGCGGCGGATGGGCCGCGTCGGCCGGCTGGACTTCCGCCGGACCGTGCGGGCCTCGCTCGGCACCGGCGGGGTGCCGGTGGTGACCCACCACCGGCCGCGCAAGGTGCACAAGCCGGAGCTGGTGGTGCTCTGCGACGTCAGCGGCTCGGTGGCCGGGTTCAGCCACTTCACCCTGATGCTCACCCAGGCGCTGCGCGAGCACTTCTCCGGCGTCCGGGCCTTCGCCTTCGTCGACGCCACCGACGAGGTGACCCGCTTCTTCCGGCCCGGCGCCGACGTCTCCGACGCGATCGCCCGCATCGGCCGCGAGGCCGACGTCGTGGCCTTCGACGGGCACAGCGACTACGGCAACGCCCTCGAGGTCTTCGCCGACCGCTGGCCCGCTGCGGTCGGGCCGAGGACGTCGCTGCTGGTGCTCGGCGACGGGCGGACCAACTACCGCCAGCCGGGGCTGCCCGTGCTCACCGACCTGGTCAAGCGGGCCCGCTCGGCGCACTGGCTCAACCCCGAGCCGCGGCGGCTGTGGGGGAGCGGTGACTCGGCGGCCGACCGGTACGGCGAGGTCATCGACATGGTCGAGTGCCGCAACGCCGCCCAACTGGCCGACTTTGTCACCACGCTCTGA
- the nadD gene encoding nicotinate-nucleotide adenylyltransferase, which translates to MAGSRIGVMGGTFDPVHHGHLVAASEVAGLFGLDEVVFVPTGQPWQKTERAVSPAEDRYLMTVIATASNPRFSVSRVDVDREGPTYTIDTLTELHAQRPDAELFFITGADALAQILSWRDSDRFLALAHFVGVTRPGFTLADGHLPEGSVSLVEIPALAISSTDCRDRVARGMPVWYLVPDGVVQYIEKRGLYRSTPGARRTAAPRRDRPTSDHPPEPGPADAGPADPPTPHLQEVPR; encoded by the coding sequence GTGGCTGGCAGCCGGATCGGTGTGATGGGTGGGACGTTCGACCCCGTCCACCACGGGCACCTCGTGGCGGCCAGCGAGGTCGCGGGGCTCTTCGGCCTCGACGAGGTCGTGTTCGTGCCCACCGGTCAGCCCTGGCAGAAGACCGAGCGCGCGGTCAGCCCCGCCGAGGACCGCTACCTCATGACCGTCATCGCCACCGCCTCCAACCCGCGGTTCTCCGTCAGCCGGGTCGACGTCGACCGCGAGGGCCCGACGTACACCATCGACACCCTGACCGAGCTGCACGCCCAGCGCCCCGACGCCGAGCTGTTCTTCATCACCGGCGCCGACGCGCTCGCCCAGATCCTGAGCTGGCGCGACAGCGACCGGTTCCTCGCGCTGGCCCACTTCGTCGGGGTCACCCGGCCCGGTTTCACGCTGGCCGACGGGCACCTGCCCGAGGGGTCGGTGAGCCTGGTCGAGATCCCTGCGCTGGCGATCAGCTCCACCGACTGCCGCGACCGCGTGGCCCGGGGGATGCCGGTCTGGTACCTCGTCCCCGACGGCGTGGTGCAGTACATCGAGAAGCGGGGGCTCTACCGGTCGACGCCGGGCGCCCGCCGCACGGCCGCACCCCGCCGGGACCGGCCCACCTCCGACCACCCGCCGGAGCCCGGCCCGGCCGACGCCGGCCCCGCCGACCCACCGACCCCCCACCTCCAGGAGGTGCCCCGATGA
- a CDS encoding metal ABC transporter substrate-binding protein: MTTSARRTVALTAASALLLAGCGSSGDDAAAADGVGVVAAFYPLQWAAERVGGDRVDVTSLTPPGAEPHDLELTPQDVATVAGTDLLVYLEGFQPALDDAAAEAGDAAWDAGQAADLSLTAEPHGHEGETEEEHAEHAGEEAVDPHFWLDPTRLADVGDALADRLAEVDPDGAATYEENAAALRADLEALDAEVQQGLADCAVRTMVTAHDAFGYLADRYGLEVVGITGLSPSSEPSAAQLAEISALVREQGVTTVYTETLVDPAVAETVAGEAGVQTAVLDPLEGLTDESAGVDYLEVMRADLATLRAGQSCT, encoded by the coding sequence ATGACCACGAGCGCCCGGCGGACCGTCGCCCTCACCGCCGCATCCGCCCTCCTGCTCGCCGGCTGCGGGTCCTCGGGTGACGACGCGGCGGCCGCGGACGGGGTGGGCGTCGTCGCGGCGTTCTACCCGCTGCAGTGGGCAGCCGAGCGCGTCGGCGGCGACCGCGTCGACGTCACCTCCCTGACCCCGCCCGGCGCCGAGCCGCACGACCTGGAGCTCACGCCGCAGGACGTGGCCACCGTGGCCGGGACCGACCTGCTCGTGTACCTCGAGGGCTTCCAGCCGGCGCTCGACGACGCCGCCGCCGAGGCCGGCGACGCCGCCTGGGACGCCGGGCAGGCCGCGGACCTGTCGCTGACCGCCGAGCCGCACGGGCACGAGGGCGAGACCGAGGAGGAGCACGCCGAGCACGCGGGCGAGGAGGCGGTCGACCCGCACTTCTGGCTCGACCCGACCCGGCTGGCCGACGTCGGCGACGCCCTGGCCGACCGGCTCGCCGAGGTCGACCCCGACGGCGCGGCCACCTACGAGGAGAACGCCGCCGCGCTGCGGGCCGACCTCGAGGCGCTCGACGCCGAGGTGCAGCAGGGCCTGGCCGACTGCGCCGTCCGCACGATGGTCACCGCCCACGACGCCTTCGGGTACCTCGCCGACCGCTACGGTCTCGAGGTGGTCGGCATCACCGGCCTGAGCCCGTCGTCGGAGCCCAGCGCCGCCCAGCTGGCGGAGATCTCCGCGCTGGTCCGCGAGCAGGGGGTGACCACCGTCTACACCGAGACCCTCGTCGACCCCGCCGTCGCCGAGACCGTGGCCGGGGAGGCCGGCGTGCAGACCGCCGTGCTCGACCCGCTGGAGGGCCTGACCGACGAGTCGGCCGGTGTCGACTACCTCGAGGTCATGCGCGCCGACCTGGCCACCCTGCGCGCGGGCCAGTCCTGCACGTGA
- a CDS encoding ComEA family DNA-binding protein produces MRLTSRRDDDADVIRARLRVLLDEGRRSAGWLPTDDEPEELPRTGVALLRRPVAGIPDRVDDPGDDRHDHGDVDVDEPRDEDPRDRLPHGLGRHRAPERTVRVDPGRRGSWALWAAGLVTALAVAGWTWLDRPTVQPAPPPADTAAEATTGGAATTDGAVPTDGAPAASPAVGEVSGARAGVVVSVVGLVVTPGLVTLPEGARVADAVAAAGGLLPEADPASVNLAAVVTDGQQVAVGVPGAVAAPVSGTSGGGAPGGPVDLNAATVADLDALPGIGPVLAQRIVDHRTEHGRFTSVEQLDDVPGIGPAIYAELADLVRV; encoded by the coding sequence GTGCGCCTGACCTCCCGCCGCGACGACGACGCCGACGTCATCCGGGCCCGCCTGCGGGTCCTGCTCGACGAGGGCCGCCGGTCCGCCGGCTGGCTGCCCACCGACGACGAGCCCGAGGAGCTGCCCAGGACGGGCGTCGCGCTCCTCCGCCGCCCGGTCGCCGGGATCCCGGACCGGGTCGACGACCCGGGCGACGACCGCCACGACCACGGCGACGTCGACGTCGACGAGCCGCGCGACGAGGACCCGCGCGACCGGCTCCCGCACGGCCTGGGTCGCCACCGGGCACCGGAGCGGACGGTGCGGGTCGACCCGGGGCGCCGGGGGAGCTGGGCGCTGTGGGCGGCCGGCCTGGTCACCGCGCTGGCCGTCGCCGGCTGGACCTGGCTCGACCGGCCGACCGTGCAGCCGGCGCCGCCGCCCGCGGACACCGCGGCCGAGGCCACGACCGGCGGCGCAGCCACGACGGACGGTGCGGTGCCCACGGACGGCGCACCCGCGGCGTCCCCGGCGGTGGGTGAGGTGTCCGGGGCCCGGGCCGGCGTGGTGGTCTCGGTGGTCGGGCTGGTGGTGACCCCCGGCCTGGTGACCCTGCCCGAGGGCGCCCGCGTGGCCGACGCCGTGGCCGCGGCCGGCGGCCTGCTCCCGGAGGCCGACCCCGCGTCGGTCAACCTCGCCGCGGTCGTCACCGACGGACAGCAGGTCGCCGTCGGGGTGCCGGGTGCGGTGGCCGCACCGGTGTCCGGGACGAGTGGAGGAGGCGCCCCGGGCGGGCCGGTCGACCTCAACGCGGCGACCGTCGCCGACCTCGACGCCCTGCCCGGCATCGGCCCGGTGCTCGCCCAGCGGATCGTCGACCACCGCACGGAGCACGGCCGGTTCACCAGCGTCGAGCAGCTCGACGACGTCCCCGGCATCGGGCCGGCCATCTACGCCGAGCTCGCCGACCTGGTCCGGGTGTGA
- a CDS encoding glutamate-5-semialdehyde dehydrogenase produces MSEVTELPLIGAAAARARAAARVLRTLPTDVKDGALAAMADALVERTDEVLAANALDVDAAAADGTPASVLDRLRLDAGRVAAVAGALRELVALPDPVGDVVRGSRLPNGLELRQVRVPFGVVGIVYEARPNVTVDAAGLCLKSGNAALLRGSASAYRTNAALVAVLTEAAEKAGLPAGSVELLPADRASVGELLSARGLVDVVIPRGGASLIQRVVREATVPVIETGVGNCHVYVDASADAAMAEAVVLNSKTHRVSVCNAAETLLVHRDVPFLPRLLAALVDAGVTLHGDEAARAAHDAVVPATDEDWATEYLSMDMAVRVVDDLPAALDHIERWGSGHSEAIVADSTRAVAAFTAGVDAAAVLVNASTRFTDGGEFGFGAEIGISTQKLHARGPLGLPELTSTTYVVTGSGHTR; encoded by the coding sequence GTGTCCGAGGTCACCGAGCTGCCGCTGATCGGGGCCGCCGCCGCGCGTGCCCGCGCCGCCGCCCGCGTGCTGCGCACCCTCCCGACCGACGTGAAGGACGGCGCGCTCGCCGCCATGGCCGACGCGCTGGTCGAGCGCACCGACGAGGTGCTGGCCGCCAACGCGCTCGACGTCGACGCGGCGGCGGCCGACGGGACGCCGGCGTCGGTGCTCGACCGGCTGCGCCTCGACGCCGGCCGGGTGGCCGCGGTGGCCGGCGCGCTGCGCGAGCTGGTGGCCCTGCCCGACCCCGTGGGCGACGTCGTCCGCGGCTCCCGGCTGCCCAACGGGCTCGAGCTGCGGCAGGTCCGCGTGCCCTTCGGCGTGGTCGGCATCGTCTACGAGGCCCGTCCCAACGTGACCGTCGACGCCGCGGGCCTGTGCCTCAAGAGCGGCAACGCGGCGCTGCTGCGCGGCTCGGCCTCGGCGTACCGCACCAACGCCGCGCTGGTCGCCGTCCTCACCGAGGCGGCGGAGAAGGCCGGGCTGCCGGCCGGGTCGGTCGAGCTGCTGCCCGCCGACCGCGCCTCCGTCGGGGAGCTGCTGAGCGCCCGCGGGCTGGTCGACGTGGTCATCCCGCGCGGCGGCGCCTCGCTCATCCAGCGCGTCGTCCGCGAGGCCACCGTGCCGGTGATCGAGACCGGCGTCGGCAACTGCCACGTCTACGTGGACGCCTCGGCCGACGCCGCGATGGCCGAGGCGGTCGTGCTGAACTCCAAGACGCACCGGGTCAGCGTGTGCAACGCCGCGGAGACGCTGCTGGTGCACCGCGACGTGCCGTTCCTGCCGCGGCTGCTGGCCGCGCTCGTCGACGCCGGCGTGACGCTGCACGGCGACGAGGCGGCGCGGGCCGCGCACGACGCCGTCGTCCCGGCCACCGACGAGGACTGGGCCACCGAGTACCTGTCGATGGACATGGCCGTGCGGGTCGTCGACGACCTGCCGGCCGCCCTCGACCACATCGAGCGGTGGGGGAGCGGGCACTCCGAGGCCATCGTCGCCGACTCCACCCGCGCGGTCGCCGCGTTCACCGCCGGGGTCGACGCCGCCGCCGTCCTGGTCAACGCCTCGACGCGGTTCACCGACGGTGGCGAGTTCGGCTTCGGCGCCGAGATCGGCATCTCCACGCAGAAGCTGCACGCCCGCGGCCCGCTGGGCCTGCCGGAGCTGACCTCCACCACCTACGTCGTCACCGGCAGCGGCCACACCCGCTGA